A single genomic interval of Prochlorococcus marinus XMU1406 harbors:
- a CDS encoding CocE/NonD family hydrolase — MSGTRWFDKSLVLRDGVTLISRIWLPNTNGPWPALLMRQPYGREIASTITYSHPEWWASKGYMVIIQDVRGMGSSEGVFNGFSQEASDTSETHEWVRSLKECDGKLGLYGFSYQGFTQLSGELNSKPPDCLSPAMTGMNIKEHWCSDGGAYWWHNNIAWGLQIAALKMKRENNLFVWGKIRLALENKSYLREGIDILKKYDPNSFVLEWLKNLNNATPFEEFKPISTWIKQPMLIIGGLWDPHLKGAFDLYKKSKEAGGSPEIIIGNATHLNWWEESQESLLIFFDKHLKSDEKFNSKNLKEEKKIWNISLNKWEELDNKFHPEFIFGLKSDGTANVEVEDGSLTINSKGSGWFTIVNDPWRPTPSDGGHLGPNPGKLDRSIIDKRLDVGVFQTNSFEEDKHLTGVPKLEIIVKSDQPNFDICLALSLLEEGNENVNQFSTGFLRVKNSKINEECTYQITMQPTNICLIKNSKLRLSISAAAYPAIGVNPGFGEGNVGAPSANHRIITLSFSLTKTFMKMTPFFNK, encoded by the coding sequence ATGTCTGGTACAAGATGGTTTGACAAGTCTCTAGTACTTAGAGATGGAGTAACACTTATATCAAGGATTTGGTTACCTAATACTAATGGCCCATGGCCTGCTTTATTAATGAGACAACCTTATGGCCGGGAAATAGCTTCAACTATTACCTATTCTCATCCTGAATGGTGGGCCTCCAAGGGGTATATGGTAATAATTCAAGATGTTAGAGGAATGGGTTCTTCTGAAGGTGTTTTTAATGGTTTTTCGCAAGAAGCTAGCGATACTTCGGAAACACATGAATGGGTAAGGTCTCTAAAAGAATGTGATGGGAAACTTGGCTTATATGGTTTTTCATATCAAGGATTTACTCAACTAAGTGGTGAATTAAATTCAAAGCCGCCCGATTGTTTATCTCCAGCAATGACTGGGATGAATATTAAGGAGCATTGGTGTTCAGATGGAGGAGCTTATTGGTGGCATAACAATATTGCATGGGGACTTCAAATAGCTGCTCTAAAAATGAAAAGAGAAAATAATTTGTTTGTGTGGGGAAAGATAAGATTAGCCTTAGAAAATAAAAGTTATTTAAGGGAAGGAATTGATATTTTAAAAAAATATGATCCTAATAGCTTTGTTTTGGAATGGCTTAAAAATTTAAATAATGCTACCCCATTTGAAGAATTTAAACCAATTTCAACATGGATTAAACAACCTATGTTAATTATTGGAGGACTTTGGGATCCACATTTAAAAGGTGCCTTTGATCTTTATAAAAAGTCTAAAGAAGCTGGTGGAAGCCCAGAGATTATTATTGGGAATGCAACACATCTAAATTGGTGGGAGGAATCACAAGAATCTTTATTAATATTTTTTGACAAACATTTAAAATCAGATGAGAAATTTAATTCTAAGAATTTAAAAGAGGAGAAAAAGATATGGAATATTTCATTAAATAAATGGGAGGAATTAGATAATAAATTTCACCCCGAATTTATTTTTGGGCTCAAAAGCGATGGCACAGCAAATGTAGAGGTTGAAGATGGAAGTCTGACCATAAATTCAAAAGGATCAGGATGGTTCACAATTGTTAATGACCCATGGAGACCTACTCCATCTGACGGTGGCCACTTAGGTCCAAATCCAGGCAAGTTAGATAGAAGTATTATTGATAAACGCCTAGATGTAGGTGTTTTTCAAACCAATTCTTTTGAAGAAGATAAACATTTAACAGGAGTCCCCAAATTAGAAATCATAGTAAAAAGTGATCAGCCCAATTTCGATATCTGCCTTGCTTTATCTCTACTTGAGGAAGGTAATGAGAATGTTAATCAATTTTCAACTGGATTCTTAAGGGTTAAAAACTCGAAAATAAATGAAGAATGCACTTATCAAATAACAATGCAACCAACAAATATTTGTTTGATTAAAAATAGCAAGCTTCGCTTATCTATTTCTGCAGCAGCTTATCCCGCTATTGGAGTTAATCCTGGATTTGGGGAGGGAAATGTTGGTGCGCCTTCAGCAAATCATAGAATTATCACTCTAAGTTTTAGCCTTACTAAAACATTTATGAAAATGACCCCTTTTTTTAATAAATAA
- a CDS encoding glutamate-5-semialdehyde dehydrogenase yields MANIFEVPQPGNDLLEKADKVRLASIKISQTENQNRIKALNIMADYLEKNSKEILEANNADYSSAEKKGISRALLSRLKLSKAKLNIGIEGVRKVGDLADPVNQVQIKRELSKGLILERKTVPIGVLGVIFESRPDAVMQISSLAIRSGNGVMLKGGSEANLTNTSIVKALQEGLNESGFDKNAICLLTSRKDSMAMLNLEKYINLIIPRGSNELVKFIQENTRIPVLGHADGICHLFIDIEANIEMALSVALDSKIQYPAACNAIETLLVHKDIAPDFLERAIPLFNSNDVKLIGDERSVELGLKYEASLEDWKTEYLDLILSIKIVDDLEDAIAHIQKYSSKHTDGIITENSNTANKFMNVVDSAGVFHNCSTRFADGFRYGFGAEVGISTQTLPPRGPVGLEGLVTYKYFLKGDGNIVDDFSSGKAIYTHKDL; encoded by the coding sequence ATGGCTAATATCTTTGAAGTTCCTCAACCAGGTAATGATCTTCTAGAAAAAGCTGATAAAGTTCGTTTGGCATCAATAAAGATAAGTCAGACTGAAAATCAAAATCGAATCAAAGCCTTAAATATTATGGCTGATTATCTAGAAAAAAATTCTAAAGAAATATTAGAGGCTAATAATGCGGATTATTCGAGTGCAGAAAAAAAAGGTATTTCTAGGGCTTTACTTTCTAGATTAAAGTTATCAAAAGCAAAATTAAATATAGGAATTGAAGGAGTAAGAAAAGTTGGAGACTTGGCCGATCCTGTAAATCAAGTTCAAATAAAAAGAGAGCTTTCAAAGGGATTGATCTTAGAAAGAAAAACTGTGCCAATTGGAGTCTTAGGGGTTATTTTTGAATCAAGGCCAGATGCCGTGATGCAGATTAGTTCATTAGCGATAAGATCAGGTAATGGCGTAATGCTAAAAGGTGGTAGTGAAGCAAATTTAACAAATACTTCAATAGTGAAAGCATTGCAAGAAGGTTTAAATGAATCAGGTTTTGATAAAAATGCAATATGTTTACTAACAAGCAGAAAAGATAGCATGGCAATGTTAAATCTTGAGAAATATATCAATTTAATAATTCCAAGAGGAAGTAATGAATTAGTTAAATTTATTCAGGAGAATACAAGAATTCCTGTGCTAGGCCATGCTGATGGAATTTGTCATTTATTTATAGATATTGAGGCAAATATAGAGATGGCTTTATCAGTCGCATTGGACAGCAAAATTCAATATCCCGCAGCATGTAATGCTATTGAAACTTTATTAGTCCATAAAGATATCGCACCAGATTTTTTAGAAAGGGCCATCCCTTTGTTTAATTCTAATGATGTTAAATTAATTGGAGATGAGAGATCAGTTGAATTAGGATTAAAGTATGAGGCTAGTCTAGAAGATTGGAAAACTGAATATTTGGATTTAATTTTATCGATAAAAATTGTTGATGATCTTGAGGATGCAATCGCACATATTCAAAAATATAGTTCAAAACATACAGATGGCATAATTACTGAAAATTCAAATACTGCCAATAAATTTATGAATGTAGTTGATAGTGCAGGTGTTTTTCATAATTGCTCTACTAGGTTTGCAGATGGGTTTAGATATGGATTCGGAGCTGAAGTTGGTATATCTACTCAAACTCTTCCACCAAGGGGACCTGTAGGTCTAGAAGGTTTGGTAACTTATAAATATTTTCTTAAAGGCGATGGGAATATAGTTGATGATTTTTCATCAGGAAAGGCTATCTATACACATAAAGATCTTTAA
- a CDS encoding DUF2518 family protein, with the protein MSFFELLENTPKIFGLFGIFLFMCTIVAFIFNFGFKFRIIGATIFSLLLSLSSWAFIQSYTEQVVIEGAKYVPIVYDNGFDLIIAKADNDFPEESIEPTLKQFSENLKKGSRSGANVKIKIRKLEKISDGVSKPVVIGEVQKNVKMN; encoded by the coding sequence ATGTCTTTTTTTGAACTATTAGAGAACACACCTAAAATTTTTGGATTATTTGGGATATTTCTTTTCATGTGCACCATCGTAGCTTTTATATTTAATTTTGGTTTTAAATTTCGAATAATTGGAGCAACTATTTTTTCATTATTGCTTTCTTTGAGTAGTTGGGCATTTATACAAAGTTACACCGAACAGGTTGTAATAGAAGGTGCAAAATATGTTCCAATTGTTTATGACAATGGGTTCGATTTGATTATTGCTAAAGCAGATAATGACTTTCCAGAAGAATCTATTGAACCAACTTTAAAACAATTTTCAGAAAACTTGAAGAAAGGTAGCAGATCCGGGGCGAATGTAAAAATAAAGATAAGAAAACTTGAAAAAATTTCTGATGGTGTAAGTAAACCAGTGGTTATAGGAGAAGTTCAGAAAAATGTCAAAATGAATTAG
- a CDS encoding M3 family metallopeptidase, whose protein sequence is MDTSIFRYGELPEFKKFTPENISNQFPVVLEKLAGDFKNIEKNLSNYLIQNNLNWDKVINPLNEFNEILRWSWGVISHLNAVNNSESLRDIYSKFLPEIISLSNKFGQSKIIYNSLVKLKETNNFDQIRNRILDKEILEMQHRGISLQKNDQENFNKISEKLGKLSTDFSNNVLDATNKWFLILNKKSEVEGLPERVLELMAISAHNHLKKDEEVDIKNGPWKLSLDIPTYTSFMTYANDRNLREKLYKAFVSRASQGEKNNSQIIEEILSLRTKQADLLGYKSWAELSLSTKMAKEIKNVENLLEELREPAFKTAKIELETLDKFSKANGFPKSQNIEPWDISYWSELLRKEKFNLDQESLRPWFPLNDVLKGLFKLSEKLFEIKVVEATDEAPLWNDDVLFFNILNKENNKIASFYLDPYSRPESKRGGAWMDECLNKNNIGKKTLPVAYLVCNQTPPSKDKPSLMSFEEVQTLFHEFGHGLQHMLTTVNLPQAAGINNVEWDAVELPSQFMENWCFHKNTLLNIAKHYKTGEKLSDENFEKLLKNRTFNCGMATLRQLHFALTDLRLHSTIDNNEGKTPDEIRREIAKQTTVIEPIQEDQFLCCFSHIFAGGYSAGYYSYKWAEVLSADAFSMFEEADLENSEDLKLIGKKFKDTILSLGGSLPPLEIFKLFRGREPQTDSLIRHLGLSGAT, encoded by the coding sequence ATGGATACATCAATTTTTAGATATGGAGAATTACCAGAATTTAAAAAATTTACTCCCGAAAACATCAGTAACCAATTTCCAGTAGTACTAGAAAAATTAGCCGGAGATTTTAAAAACATTGAGAAAAATTTATCTAATTATTTGATTCAAAATAATTTAAATTGGGATAAGGTAATAAATCCGTTAAATGAATTCAATGAAATTCTTAGATGGAGTTGGGGAGTAATAAGTCATCTAAATGCTGTAAATAATTCTGAAAGTCTTAGAGATATTTATTCAAAATTTCTTCCCGAGATTATTAGCTTGAGTAATAAATTCGGACAAAGTAAAATAATTTACAATTCTTTAGTCAAGCTTAAAGAAACAAACAATTTTGATCAAATCAGAAACAGAATTTTAGATAAAGAAATTCTTGAGATGCAACATAGAGGAATCTCACTACAAAAAAATGATCAAGAAAATTTCAACAAAATTTCAGAAAAACTTGGAAAGCTATCAACAGATTTCAGCAACAATGTTCTAGATGCCACTAATAAATGGTTTTTGATACTAAATAAAAAATCTGAAGTTGAAGGTCTTCCTGAACGAGTACTTGAATTGATGGCAATTTCTGCACACAATCACTTAAAAAAAGACGAAGAAGTTGATATTAAAAATGGTCCTTGGAAATTAAGTCTAGATATACCAACCTACACTTCATTTATGACATATGCCAACGACCGTAACCTTAGAGAGAAACTTTATAAGGCTTTCGTTAGTAGAGCGTCTCAAGGAGAAAAAAATAATTCTCAAATCATCGAAGAGATATTATCTCTTAGAACTAAACAGGCTGATCTTCTCGGTTATAAAAGTTGGGCTGAATTAAGTTTGTCAACGAAAATGGCGAAAGAAATTAAAAATGTTGAAAACCTTTTAGAGGAATTGAGAGAACCAGCATTCAAAACCGCAAAAATTGAATTAGAAACGCTTGATAAGTTTTCTAAAGCCAATGGATTTCCAAAATCACAGAATATTGAGCCATGGGATATTAGTTATTGGTCAGAACTTCTTAGAAAGGAAAAGTTTAATTTGGATCAAGAGTCTTTGAGACCTTGGTTCCCACTAAATGATGTTTTGAAAGGTTTATTTAAATTAAGCGAAAAGCTTTTTGAAATTAAAGTGGTAGAGGCAACTGATGAGGCTCCTTTGTGGAATGATGATGTTTTGTTTTTTAATATCCTCAATAAAGAAAATAACAAAATAGCATCTTTTTACCTCGACCCATATTCTCGACCTGAATCAAAGAGAGGAGGAGCTTGGATGGATGAATGTTTGAATAAAAATAATATCGGTAAAAAGACTCTCCCTGTAGCCTATCTTGTTTGTAACCAGACTCCCCCATCAAAAGACAAACCAAGTTTGATGAGTTTTGAAGAAGTTCAGACACTGTTCCATGAATTTGGTCATGGTCTCCAACACATGCTTACTACTGTAAACCTTCCTCAAGCAGCTGGTATCAATAATGTTGAATGGGATGCAGTCGAACTTCCAAGTCAATTCATGGAAAACTGGTGTTTCCATAAAAACACACTTTTGAATATTGCTAAGCACTATAAAACAGGGGAAAAATTATCCGACGAAAATTTTGAAAAGCTCCTAAAGAATAGAACTTTTAATTGTGGTATGGCTACTCTTAGGCAACTACATTTCGCGCTAACAGACCTCAGATTACATAGTACTATTGATAACAACGAAGGTAAAACACCAGATGAAATAAGAAGAGAAATTGCAAAACAAACTACTGTTATTGAACCAATTCAAGAAGATCAATTTCTTTGTTGTTTTAGTCATATATTTGCAGGCGGATATTCTGCAGGATATTACTCATATAAATGGGCTGAAGTTCTAAGTGCTGATGCGTTTTCAATGTTCGAAGAAGCTGATCTAGAAAACTCTGAAGATTTAAAGTTAATAGGTAAGAAATTTAAAGATACAATACTTAGTCTGGGTGGAAGCTTACCTCCATTAGAAATATTTAAACTTTTCAGGGGGAGAGAGCCACAAACAGATTCATTAATAAGGCACTTGGGTCTATCTGGCGCTACATAA
- a CDS encoding dihydroneopterin aldolase, with protein sequence METFLKIENIKLWARVGVLDEERELGQLFILDIFLWTDFENCTLNDDIKKTVDYSKLVQILKVQSKKIYCFTIEKYSNAILEIIDQEFKLSKIKIILTKCNPPITGFDGKVSIVRILENN encoded by the coding sequence ATGGAAACTTTTTTAAAAATTGAGAATATTAAACTTTGGGCTAGGGTTGGCGTTCTTGATGAAGAAAGGGAATTAGGACAACTATTTATTTTAGATATATTTTTGTGGACTGATTTTGAAAATTGTACATTAAATGATGATATTAAAAAAACAGTTGACTATTCAAAGTTAGTTCAAATTTTAAAAGTTCAATCAAAGAAAATATATTGCTTCACAATCGAAAAATATTCAAACGCTATTTTAGAAATCATAGATCAGGAATTTAAGCTTTCTAAAATTAAAATTATTTTGACAAAATGTAATCCTCCAATCACAGGTTTCGACGGAAAGGTTTCAATAGTAAGAATTCTTGAAAATAATTAA
- a CDS encoding translocation/assembly module TamB domain-containing protein, with product MLFPLGLLGTFLLNNFLKETYSSRKLELEESIENLLDKNVDLGDYVGIRFLGFSLGNSKINDKKDIDSEIKAKNVYVGIMPLRSFLKQKWIVKISPEQAAIHIDRDFFKRDNPYEKDRSTKKSKLKYELNFNLNKYSILKFKKAGLKTKVKGNFIYKSSNRQIIANVKSNFDEKGFLKFKFNTKLNQDFLKLDLFSRGLDLENSEYIIGNRKISFKKGNFKSNFKFNKLPNETFCKGRFSFTNLKIKSEAFSENINSDSTSFFCKDNNLIGNSEKLNYGTLTSNFKLNVPFDRSSNNIDFKGSIGYINSLNPDIQLSGNMPYWFDRRGINFGDIDTSFKINRTQLSNLNIFRKNDIRGFVTAKGELKGKITDPDISINFNLDYPHFKGIRIREIWEGNIKNENNEFLLNMKNIYTPIPSFLSIKFDSDLKLDNANFIRVFNSNKGTIGIVKQDDSYNWRADNFPLDELELSINKNQFDRIDGVINGEGSISSDQSYLDGRIAWSLGKYGNINLANSLFDFSVKNNSFYINSSLYPIDGGIIEVEYDSSKNNLINSEFKDISTSWTILTAVDIFNFDNKKVIPVSKSNILDDLEINKDNKSFKERIDFINNFIENSNLLEDKFNLQKYLNKFRSRYNGKITIQGDSPANYKLNAKLNAFLDVSRDYYKNNKEEFSIDLEGGLLTGKGSLRIKKLPLSAANIFLNKQRDFLGGLDMNLFYDLDTKSFSSEIFSNNSFIKNNIIIFDKGLVEFNNSIFDIDFSLIINDSEIPINIEGSIPINKSDNLDLRLIGNGKFIELIDIFADEYFTFKEGDVNLRVILKGTLNKPLLNGFVVVKDSEINFLNNIIKDINSTIIFDFDSLEVNNLQAKTEDSGKIFIKGSLPFYSKNDSEKSEINLITNSFTLKKDNFNFLIDSDVDLSGSFERPVLGGSLSFNNGFINFNSTNQNNKKENNTIKKEDKKDWPELYWNNNQNIEIISNETILNSVLLGETLPNYLDNLSFNNLKLKLGPDFKLQYSELVQAYLDTKLDLNINGKVGKDLNARGLIYLKKGRANLYTTPFKLDKNKDNYILFASRSGVVPFINFSLVSKVPDSIIPISENNQDSNISGDLNVNATSSGLGSFGIGNSRLIKIEASYEGFLDQLSFADENRRIQLRSTPSYNRSQIIGLIGGNSANLINRAFISQLNNADAFSERFQLSLYPALIEKNDSLNNIFSNENLDIENDGQSSSNEEFSSQAWVAEIGLDITDTINFAFQTVPGRDDISPLGILTFQANPNLELLGSYDSNGDWKSQVQLFFRY from the coding sequence ATGCTTTTCCCCTTAGGTTTATTAGGCACTTTTTTATTAAATAATTTTTTAAAAGAAACTTATAGTTCTAGGAAATTAGAATTAGAAGAAAGTATTGAGAATCTTTTAGATAAAAATGTTGATTTGGGTGATTATGTCGGAATTAGATTTCTAGGTTTTTCTTTAGGTAATTCAAAAATTAATGATAAAAAAGATATAGATTCTGAAATTAAAGCTAAAAATGTATATGTGGGCATTATGCCTTTGAGATCTTTTTTAAAACAAAAATGGATAGTTAAAATAAGTCCAGAGCAAGCTGCAATTCATATTGATAGAGATTTTTTTAAAAGGGATAATCCTTATGAAAAAGATAGAAGTACAAAAAAATCAAAATTAAAATATGAATTGAACTTTAACTTAAATAAATATTCAATCCTTAAATTTAAAAAAGCAGGATTAAAAACAAAAGTAAAAGGTAATTTTATCTACAAGTCAAGTAATAGACAAATCATTGCAAATGTAAAATCAAATTTTGATGAAAAAGGTTTTTTAAAATTTAAATTTAATACAAAATTAAATCAAGACTTTCTAAAACTGGATTTGTTTTCTAGAGGTTTAGATCTTGAGAATTCTGAATATATTATTGGGAATAGAAAAATTAGTTTTAAAAAAGGAAATTTTAAATCTAACTTTAAATTTAATAAATTACCAAATGAAACATTTTGCAAAGGAAGATTTTCTTTTACTAATTTAAAAATAAAATCGGAGGCTTTCTCAGAAAATATAAATTCAGATTCAACTAGTTTTTTTTGTAAAGATAATAATTTAATTGGTAATTCAGAAAAATTAAATTATGGAACTTTGACTTCGAATTTTAAACTAAATGTGCCATTTGATAGAAGTTCCAATAATATTGATTTTAAAGGAAGTATTGGATACATTAATAGCCTCAATCCAGACATCCAATTATCGGGTAATATGCCCTATTGGTTTGATAGAAGAGGTATTAATTTTGGTGATATAGATACTAGTTTTAAAATAAATAGAACTCAATTATCTAATTTAAATATTTTCCGAAAAAATGATATAAGGGGTTTCGTTACTGCTAAAGGAGAGTTAAAAGGAAAAATTACTGATCCTGATATTTCGATAAACTTTAATCTTGATTATCCTCACTTTAAAGGTATCCGTATTAGAGAAATATGGGAGGGAAATATTAAAAATGAAAATAATGAATTTCTGCTAAATATGAAAAATATATATACTCCAATCCCTTCATTTCTTTCAATCAAGTTTGATTCTGATCTTAAACTAGATAATGCAAATTTTATAAGAGTTTTTAACTCAAATAAAGGAACTATAGGAATAGTCAAACAGGATGATAGTTATAATTGGCGGGCTGATAATTTTCCTCTTGATGAACTTGAATTATCTATAAACAAAAATCAATTCGATAGAATTGATGGAGTTATTAATGGTGAGGGATCGATTTCATCAGACCAGTCATACCTTGATGGGCGAATTGCTTGGAGTTTAGGTAAATATGGGAATATTAATCTAGCTAATTCATTATTTGATTTCAGCGTCAAAAATAATTCTTTTTATATAAACTCTTCATTGTATCCAATTGATGGAGGAATAATTGAAGTCGAATATGATTCAAGTAAAAATAATTTAATTAATTCAGAATTCAAGGATATAAGTACTAGTTGGACTATCCTTACTGCTGTTGATATTTTTAATTTTGATAATAAAAAAGTGATCCCTGTAAGTAAATCGAATATTTTGGATGATTTGGAAATAAATAAAGATAATAAATCATTTAAAGAGAGGATCGATTTTATAAATAACTTTATTGAAAATAGTAATTTGCTAGAGGATAAATTTAATTTGCAAAAATATTTAAATAAATTTAGAAGTAGATACAATGGGAAAATTACTATTCAGGGCGATAGCCCAGCCAATTACAAATTGAATGCAAAATTAAATGCCTTTCTTGATGTATCTAGAGATTACTATAAAAATAATAAAGAGGAATTTTCTATTGATTTGGAAGGAGGATTATTAACAGGGAAAGGTTCTTTAAGAATTAAAAAATTACCATTAAGTGCAGCAAATATCTTTTTAAATAAACAAAGAGATTTTCTTGGAGGGTTGGATATGAATTTATTTTATGATCTTGATACAAAATCTTTCTCTAGCGAAATTTTTTCCAATAATTCATTTATTAAAAACAATATAATAATATTTGATAAAGGACTAGTTGAGTTTAATAATTCTATTTTTGATATTGATTTTTCCCTTATAATAAATGATTCTGAAATCCCAATTAATATTGAAGGCTCAATACCTATAAATAAATCTGATAACTTAGATCTAAGATTGATTGGTAATGGAAAATTTATTGAGTTAATAGATATTTTTGCTGATGAGTATTTTACCTTTAAAGAAGGTGATGTGAATCTTAGAGTAATTCTAAAAGGAACCTTAAATAAACCTCTATTAAATGGATTTGTCGTAGTTAAAGATTCTGAAATTAATTTTTTAAATAATATAATAAAAGATATTAATAGCACAATAATTTTTGATTTTGATTCTTTAGAGGTCAATAATCTACAAGCAAAGACTGAAGATTCTGGAAAAATTTTCATAAAAGGATCTTTGCCTTTTTATAGTAAGAATGATTCTGAGAAGTCAGAAATTAATTTGATAACGAATAGTTTTACTTTAAAGAAAGATAATTTTAATTTTTTAATAGATTCAGATGTCGATTTAAGTGGGTCTTTTGAAAGGCCTGTTCTAGGAGGTTCTTTATCCTTTAATAATGGATTTATAAACTTTAATAGTACTAATCAAAATAATAAAAAAGAAAATAATACTATAAAAAAAGAGGATAAAAAAGATTGGCCAGAACTATATTGGAATAATAATCAAAATATTGAAATAATTTCAAATGAAACAATTTTGAATTCAGTTCTTTTAGGAGAAACTTTGCCTAATTATTTGGATAATTTGAGTTTTAATAATCTTAAATTAAAACTTGGTCCGGACTTTAAACTTCAATATTCAGAATTAGTTCAAGCTTATTTAGATACCAAATTAGACCTTAATATAAACGGAAAGGTAGGCAAAGATCTAAACGCTAGAGGTCTAATTTATCTTAAAAAAGGTAGAGCCAATCTATATACTACTCCATTTAAACTTGATAAAAATAAAGACAATTATATTTTATTTGCATCAAGAAGTGGGGTTGTTCCATTTATTAATTTTTCTCTGGTTAGTAAAGTTCCAGATTCTATAATTCCTATAAGTGAAAATAATCAGGATTCAAACATCTCAGGAGATCTTAATGTAAATGCCACTTCTAGTGGTTTGGGATCATTTGGAATTGGCAATTCGAGGCTTATCAAAATTGAAGCATCTTATGAAGGATTTTTAGATCAATTATCTTTTGCTGATGAAAATAGAAGAATTCAATTAAGGAGCACGCCAAGTTATAACAGATCACAAATAATTGGTTTGATTGGAGGTAACTCTGCAAATTTAATAAATAGAGCATTTATTTCTCAACTTAATAATGCTGATGCATTTAGTGAAAGATTTCAGTTATCTTTATATCCAGCGTTAATAGAAAAAAATGACTCATTAAATAATATTTTTTCCAATGAAAATTTAGATATAGAAAATGATGGTCAATCCTCTTCTAATGAGGAATTTTCTTCTCAAGCTTGGGTAGCCGAAATAGGTCTTGATATTACTGATACCATAAATTTTGCCTTTCAGACCGTTCCAGGTAGAGATGATATTTCACCTTTAGGAATTTTGACTTTTCAGGCAAATCCAAACTTAGAATTATTAGGTTCTTATGATTCCAATGGTGATTGGAAAAGTCAAGTTCAATTATTTTTTAGATATTAA
- a CDS encoding esterase/lipase family protein — protein MAKRNPIILIHGLWNTSSIFSSITSKLDDIGIEYFAPTLKHSYGMTSILDLTYKLNGLILEKYGLEKEIDILGFSMGGIIGRYWLQKFSGYKRTRRLISIGSPHKGTFMAQLIPKYPFRGISEMKINSKFLRGLANNDYFLDDIECINFFTYWDLMVFPGWWTNLNFGKKISVKVYKHRNLVRNKSVVDKIIDEIIM, from the coding sequence TTGGCAAAAAGAAATCCCATTATATTGATTCATGGTCTTTGGAATACTTCAAGTATTTTTTCTTCTATTACCTCAAAACTTGATGATATTGGTATTGAATATTTTGCCCCAACTCTTAAGCATTCATATGGAATGACTTCAATTCTGGATTTGACTTATAAATTAAACGGATTAATTTTAGAGAAATATGGTTTAGAAAAAGAAATAGATATTTTGGGATTTTCTATGGGAGGAATAATTGGCAGGTACTGGCTTCAAAAATTTAGTGGATATAAAAGAACAAGAAGATTAATATCTATAGGTTCGCCTCATAAAGGAACTTTTATGGCTCAATTAATACCTAAATACCCTTTTAGAGGAATATCAGAAATGAAAATAAATAGTAAGTTTTTAAGAGGACTCGCAAATAATGATTATTTTCTTGATGACATCGAGTGTATAAATTTCTTTACTTATTGGGATCTAATGGTTTTCCCTGGCTGGTGGACAAATTTAAATTTTGGAAAAAAAATATCAGTAAAAGTATATAAACATAGAAATCTTGTAAGAAATAAATCTGTGGTTGACAAAATAATCGATGAAATTATTATGTAG
- a CDS encoding DUF4332 domain-containing protein: protein MESKTFLDFLPTNFRHEKSFFIQNNLDDFKKLSNLSDLDINKIQRKSSLCTLNNLKKIRVIAIFKKEIGISPPQAYLLLHCGISSIKSLSLSTPYELERKIGRLERTLRVKNETDTTFIILKEWIQKASQIEKSI, encoded by the coding sequence ATGGAAAGTAAAACCTTTTTAGATTTTTTGCCAACTAATTTTAGACATGAGAAATCTTTTTTTATTCAGAATAATCTAGATGACTTTAAAAAATTAAGTAATCTTTCGGACCTAGATATAAATAAGATTCAAAGAAAGTCTTCACTATGTACATTGAACAATCTAAAGAAAATTAGAGTTATAGCTATTTTTAAAAAAGAAATTGGAATTTCTCCACCGCAAGCATATCTACTTTTACATTGCGGTATATCATCTATTAAATCATTATCACTATCTACTCCTTACGAATTAGAACGCAAAATTGGTAGATTAGAGAGAACTCTTAGAGTTAAAAATGAGACAGATACAACTTTTATTATTTTAAAAGAATGGATTCAAAAAGCTAGTCAAATAGAAAAATCTATTTGA